In the genome of Raphanus sativus cultivar WK10039 chromosome 4, ASM80110v3, whole genome shotgun sequence, one region contains:
- the LOC108850266 gene encoding uncharacterized protein LOC108850266, with protein MEISDKISCMEGAAAEQAKTRDDLLVIELTIHDIDVARVLIDTGSSVNIIFQETLAKMQIDPSEITEDASPLVGLSGEPTIALGSISFAVKAGTVEKLTEFLVVDLPASYNAIMGIPWINSMRAVPSTYHLCLKFPTSHGIETIWGNPRVSQICLAAELKRKRSDLDTAPKKTKKTISDEDTQDLAELFWQSRRADALEEKREPTCEPVVTKRRKLGPERATAVNEEVEKLLKVGSITEVRYPDWLANPVVVKKKNGKWRVCVDFTDFNKACPKDSFPLPHIDRLVEATAGNELLSFMDAFSGYNQIMMNPDDREKTAFITDRGTYCYKVMPFGLKNAGATYQRLVNRMFADQLGKTMEVYIDDMLVKSLHANDHVDHLEECFSRLNSHNMKLNPAKCRFAVASGEFLGYLVTYRGIEANPKQIDALIGMASPKNKREVQRLTGRVATLNRFISRSTDICLPFYDVLRGNKKFEWSNECEDAFKQLKHYLATPPVLAKPVEGEPLFLYISVSATAVSGFLIREEREDQKPIFYVSKTLLDAETRYPLMKKLAYAVVTSARKLRPYFQSHTIIILTTFPIRTILHSPSQSGRLAKWAVELNEYDIDYRPRTSAKSQVLADFLVELPTKAITNKEPNSTWLLHVDGSSSKQGSGIGILEQSFRLEFHASNNEAEYEALIAGLRLAHGLKIRNIHAYCDSQLVASQYSGDYEARDERMEAYLKLVQNLSQDFDSFALTRIPRSENTQADALAALASSSDPGLKRVIPVEFIEHPSIGPPVIINLIQDDNEDEIAVESEETPEQNEYGYDAPWLEAIRAYIIDGKLPPEKWAAQKVRTQAARYVTVDGEIYKWKFSGPLMTCLEGHKARKVMEEVHAGSCGNHSGGRSLAVKIKRHGYYWPTMIGDCEKFTRKCEKCQRHAPTIRQPAEELSSITSPYPFMRWATDIVGPLHKSKQKRFLLVLTDFFSKWVEAESYASIKDAQVENFVWKNIICRHGIPYEIVTDNGSQFISTRFEAFCEKWKIRLNKLTPRYPQCNGQAKTINKTVLVGLKKRLDEKREMGGGTRRSPLVTPHNSEARDGRNTLRPRIRHRVHDSCRSRISRDP; from the exons ATGGAAATTTCAGACAAGATCTCATGCATGGAGGGAGCAGCGGCCGAACAGGCTAAAACTCGCGACGACCTCCTGGTAATTGAGCTGACGATCCACGACATCGATGTCGCGAGAGTACTGATCGACACCGGAAGCTCGGTTAACATCATCTTCCAAGAAACTCTCGCGAAGATGCAGATCGATCCGTCGGAAATTACAGAAGACGCCAGCCCGCTGGTAGGGCTTTCGGGAGAACCCACCATCGCTTTGGGGTCGATCAGTTTCGCAGTCAAAGCTGGAACGGTAGAAAAACTGACGGAATTCCTAGTAGTGGATCTCCCGGCATCGTACAATGCGATCATGGGCATTCCCTGGATAAATTCAATGAGAGCAGTCCCATCGACATATCATCTGTGCCTCAAGTTTCCGACCTCCCACGGGATCGAAACAATCTGGGGAAATCCCAGAGTGTCGCAGATATGTCTCGCTGCGGAACTCAAGCGCAAGAGGTCCGATCTCGACACCGCTCCCAAGAAAACTAAGAAAACGATTTCAGACGAAGACACACAGGATTTGGCTGAACTCTTCTGGCAATCTCGAAGGGCTGATGCCCTAGAAGAAAAACGCGAACCAACCTGTGAACCCGTAGTTACG AAAAGGCGGAAACTAGGCCCCGAGCGAGCAACCGCAGTCAACGAAGAAGTCGAAAAACTTCTTAAAGTGGGATCTATAACAGAAGTTCGTTACCCCGATTGGCTCGCAAATCCCGTCGTGGTTAAAAAGAAGAACGGAAAATGGCGAGTATGCGTCGATTTTACCGATTTCAATAAAGCATGCCCGAAAGATAGTTTTCCTTTGCCGCACATCGACCGGTTAGTCGAAGCAACAGCAGGAAATGAACTCTTGTCcttcatggacgcgttctcgGGATACAATCAGATTATGATGAATCCCGATGACCGCGAGAAAACAGCGTTCATTACGGATCGCGGGACTTACTGCTAtaaagtaatgcctttcggcCTCAAGAACGCCGGCGCAACGTATCAACGACTCGTCAATCGAATGTTCGCTGATCAACTCGGAAAAACGATGGAGGTTTACATTGacgacatgctcgtcaaatccCTCCACGCTAACGACCATGTCGACCATCTTGAGGAATGCTTCTCCCGGCTGAATTCACATAACATGAAACTTAACCCGGCCAAATGCAGATTTGCCGTAGCATCGGGAGAATTCCTCGGATACTTGGTAACTTATCGCGGGATTGAAGCCAACCCAAAACAGATCGATGCACTCATCGGGATGGCCTCCCCTAAAAACAAGCGAGAAGTACAAAGGTTGACCGGGAGGGTCGCAACACTCAATCGGTTTATATCCCGATCAACGGATATATGCTTGCCTTTCTACGACGTCCTGCGGGGAAACAAAAAATTCGAGTGGTCAAACGAATGCGAAGACGCTTTCAAACAGCTAAAGCACTATCTGGCGACTCCTCCGGTTCTCGCAAAACCCGTAGAAGGGGAACCTCTATTCCTGTACATATCAGTATCGGCAACGGCCGTTAGCGGCTTCCTGATAAGAGAAGAACGTGAGGATCAGAAACCCATCTTTTACGTAAGCAAGACGCTCCTGGACGCCGAAACCCGTTATCCCCTGATGAAGAAATTAGCGTACGCAGTCGTAACATCGGCGCGGAAGCTTCGACCTTATTTTCAATCCCACACCATCATCATCCTTACGACATTCCCCATCCGAACTATCTTGCATAGTCCGAGCCAGTCGGGAAGGTTAGCCAAATGGGCCGTCGAACTCAACGAGTACGATATAGACTATCGCCCCAGGACGAGTGCAAAGTCCCAAGTCCTCGCGGATTTCTTGGTGGAGTTACCAACCAAAGCCATAACCAACAAAGAGCCTAATTCAACATGGCTCCTCCACGTTGACGGATCATCATCAAAACAAGGATCCGGCATCGGCATCCTCGAACAATCGTTTAGATTAGAGTTTCATGCCTCGAACAACGAAGCAGAGTACGAGGCCCTTATCGCGGGATTACGATTAGCCCACGGTTTGAAAATACGAAATATccacgcttactgcgactctcaaCTCGTTGCAAGCCAGTATAGCGGGGACTACGAAGCCAGGGACGAAAGGATGGAAGCATACCTCAAACTAGTCCAAAACTTATCCCAGGACTTTGATTCTTTCGCCCTGACTAGAATTCCTCGTTCCGAGAATACGCAAGCAGACGCACTCGCAGCCCTGGCCTCGAGTTCAGATCCGGGACTTAAAAGAGTAATCCCGGTAGAGTTCATTGAACATCCAAGCATTGGACCTCCCGTCATCATCAATCTTATTCAGGATGATAACGAGGACGAAATCGCAGTCGAATCAGAAGAAACGCCAGAACAAAACGAATATGGCTACGATGCGCCGTGGCTAGAGGCGATACGAGCGTATATCATTGACGGAAAATTACCTCCTGAGAAGTGGGCGGCTCAAAAAGTCCGAACCCAAGCTGCCCGTTATGTAACGGTCGACGGAGAAATTTACAAATGGAAATTTTCTGGACCACTCATGACTTGTCTGGAGGGACATAAGGCCAGAAAGGTAATGGAAGAAGTTCACGCTGGTTCCTGCGGAAATCATTCCGGCGGAAGGTCGCTCGCCgtaaaaataaaacgccacggataCTACTGGCCAACGATGATCGGAGACTGCGAAAAATTCACACGAAAATGTGAAAAATGCCAGAGGCACGCTCCAACTATTCGGCAACCTGCAGAAGAACTCTCCTCCATTACGTCACCATACCCCTTCATGCGCTGGGCTACGGATATTGTAGGACCTCTTCACAAATCCAAGCAAAAACGcttcctgctggtcctcacggatttcttttcaaaatgggtaGAAGCCGAATCATACGCAAGTATAAAGGACGCCCAAGTCGAAAATTTCGTATGGAAAAACATTATCTGTAGACATGGGATCCCATACGAAATAGTAACGGATAACGGATCCCAGTTCATCTCTACCCGCTTTGAAGCATTTTGCGAAAAATGGAAGATACGATTGAACAAGTTAACTCCCAGATATccgcagtgcaacggacaggcAAAAACAATCAATAAGACCGTCCTCGTCGGACTTAAGAAACGCCTAGACGAAAAAAGGGAGATGGGCGGAGGAACTCGAAGGAGTCCTCTGGTCACACCGCACAACTCCGAGGCGAGGGACGGGAGAAACACCCTTCGCCCTCGTATACGGCACCGAGTGCATGATTCCTGCAGAAGTCGAATTTCCCGGGATCCGTAG